Proteins from a single region of Lentimicrobium saccharophilum:
- a CDS encoding tetratricopeptide repeat protein gives MMNDFFDHREEEDSISYLTERFENMLREGGRYFFDIEEYEDLIDHYLALGELKKCGLAISHSMEQYPGYTGFQIRQAQLLVSSNKAEKALRVLSKVEDIDPTNSEIYITKGAIYSQLKRYDDAIREYNKAITDDEEDLGNIYSNIAYEYENLGNYDKAIEYLKKVLEIEPDNEAIIFELAFCYEITGQNEESVEYFTDYLNRYPYSKFAWFNLGVAFNTLELYEKAIESFEFAIAIDPAFSSAHFNRANSLAGMQLYRQAIEAYHDTFEHEPPEGLTYYYIGECFEKLEAYDEAIVNFRKAVEMDENIADAWIGMGVCYEEKGNLKAALRYIRRGLEMDPDNAEYLATLAVTQQHAGFYNEAAVSFTKSAQINPMDPGIWLDFSAMFAELDEYDHALDILETGLTHQQGNVALYYRKVAYLYNMGKPKQAMSALHTALSKGNDGLDELFEFAPYLKDDPSVVEIIASYRLL, from the coding sequence ATGATGAATGATTTTTTTGATCACCGCGAAGAAGAAGATTCCATTTCCTACCTGACTGAACGTTTTGAAAACATGCTCAGGGAGGGAGGGCGTTACTTTTTTGATATAGAAGAATATGAGGATCTGATTGACCACTATCTGGCACTTGGTGAACTGAAGAAGTGTGGGCTGGCCATCAGTCATTCCATGGAGCAATACCCTGGCTACACCGGGTTTCAGATAAGGCAGGCTCAGTTACTGGTATCATCCAACAAGGCAGAAAAGGCCCTCAGGGTACTATCGAAGGTTGAGGACATCGACCCAACAAATAGTGAGATTTATATCACCAAAGGAGCTATTTACAGCCAGTTGAAGCGTTATGACGATGCCATACGCGAATACAACAAAGCCATTACCGACGATGAAGAGGACCTGGGAAATATCTATTCCAACATTGCCTACGAGTATGAAAACCTGGGGAATTATGACAAAGCCATTGAATACCTGAAAAAGGTGCTGGAAATTGAGCCTGATAATGAAGCCATCATTTTTGAACTGGCTTTCTGTTATGAGATCACCGGTCAGAATGAGGAAAGTGTGGAATATTTCACCGATTATCTTAACCGTTACCCGTATTCAAAGTTTGCCTGGTTCAATCTTGGAGTGGCTTTCAATACCCTCGAACTTTATGAAAAAGCGATAGAATCATTTGAGTTCGCCATTGCCATTGATCCTGCTTTTTCATCTGCGCATTTCAACAGGGCCAATTCCCTGGCCGGGATGCAGTTATACCGCCAGGCGATAGAAGCCTATCACGATACCTTTGAGCACGAGCCTCCCGAAGGACTGACCTACTACTATATTGGTGAGTGTTTTGAGAAACTGGAAGCCTATGATGAGGCTATTGTGAACTTTAGGAAGGCTGTGGAAATGGATGAGAATATTGCCGATGCCTGGATTGGTATGGGGGTTTGCTACGAAGAGAAAGGCAACCTCAAAGCGGCTTTAAGGTATATCCGCCGCGGGCTTGAAATGGATCCTGATAATGCGGAATACCTGGCAACCCTGGCTGTAACCCAGCAACATGCAGGGTTTTATAACGAAGCCGCAGTTTCATTCACTAAGTCTGCTCAGATCAATCCTATGGATCCAGGTATATGGCTTGATTTTTCTGCCATGTTCGCCGAACTGGATGAATATGATCATGCGCTTGATATTCTGGAAACAGGCCTCACACATCAGCAGGGCAATGTTGCGCTGTATTACCGTAAGGTTGCTTATCTCTACAATATGGGTAAACCCAAACAGGCAATGTCGGCCCTGCACACCGCACTCTCAAAGGGCAACGACGGACTGGATGAGCTTTTTGAATTTGCTCCATATCTGAAAGACGATCCGTCGGTAGTTGAAATCATTGCTTCTTATCGCTTGCTTTAA
- the glmM gene encoding phosphoglucosamine mutase, with amino-acid sequence MTLIKSISGIRGTIGGRPGEGLSPVDIVKFTAAYGSMLKPESPERISVVVGRDARVSGSMVNSLVTATLTGMGIDVTDLGLSTTPTVEMAVKDLGAAGGIILTASHNPWQWNALKLLNSEGEFISAREGEQLLSIAGSGDYTFAEVDRLGVIKYDDTQLRKHIEKIINLPYVNSFAIKMAHFRVAVDAVNSTGGIAIPLLLKSLGVEIIDELYCTPDGRFPHNPEPLPENLKEISELVVKNKAHVGFVVDPDVDRLAIICEDGGMFGEEYTLVSVADYVLSQKPGNTVSNMSSTRALRDITEKAGGTYYASAVGEVNVVARMKEVGAVIGGEGNGGVILPELHYGRDALAGIALFLTHLAQSGKRCSGLRNTYPDYFMSKNKIQLSPEMDVDNILSKIAGKYKKRPINTEDGVKIEFGSEWVHLRRSNTEPIIRIYSESDSEVKAGVLARKIIDDIREIIRE; translated from the coding sequence ATGACATTAATAAAGAGTATTTCAGGGATCAGGGGAACTATAGGAGGCAGACCCGGTGAAGGACTCAGTCCTGTGGATATTGTAAAATTTACCGCTGCCTATGGCAGTATGCTTAAACCGGAGTCGCCGGAACGCATCTCTGTTGTGGTAGGCCGTGATGCAAGGGTATCGGGCAGTATGGTCAACAGCCTTGTTACAGCCACACTTACCGGTATGGGAATTGATGTTACCGACCTCGGACTTTCGACGACCCCTACCGTTGAAATGGCGGTGAAAGACCTGGGCGCCGCGGGGGGAATCATCCTGACAGCCAGCCACAACCCCTGGCAATGGAATGCACTGAAACTGCTCAACAGCGAAGGGGAATTTATCAGCGCCCGGGAAGGGGAACAACTGCTCAGCATTGCCGGATCGGGCGATTACACTTTTGCCGAAGTAGACAGACTTGGTGTAATAAAGTATGACGATACCCAGTTGAGAAAGCATATTGAGAAAATTATCAATCTGCCTTATGTGAATTCCTTTGCCATAAAAATGGCCCATTTCAGGGTTGCGGTTGATGCGGTGAACTCAACCGGTGGCATTGCCATCCCCCTGCTTTTGAAATCTCTCGGCGTTGAGATCATCGATGAACTCTATTGTACTCCGGATGGTCGTTTTCCGCACAACCCCGAACCGCTTCCCGAAAATCTGAAGGAAATCTCGGAACTGGTTGTAAAAAACAAAGCGCATGTCGGGTTTGTAGTCGATCCCGATGTGGACCGCCTGGCCATCATTTGCGAAGACGGCGGTATGTTTGGTGAAGAATATACCCTGGTAAGCGTTGCCGACTATGTGCTTTCACAAAAACCCGGGAATACCGTTTCAAACATGTCATCGACCAGGGCGCTGCGCGATATAACCGAAAAAGCCGGCGGAACCTATTATGCTTCCGCGGTGGGCGAAGTGAATGTGGTTGCCCGGATGAAAGAAGTGGGGGCGGTTATAGGCGGCGAAGGAAACGGCGGTGTGATTCTTCCCGAACTTCATTACGGCCGCGATGCACTCGCCGGGATTGCCCTGTTCCTTACCCACCTTGCCCAGTCAGGCAAACGCTGCTCAGGATTGAGGAATACCTATCCCGACTACTTCATGTCGAAAAATAAGATTCAACTTTCCCCTGAAATGGATGTGGATAATATCCTCAGCAAAATAGCCGGCAAATACAAAAAACGCCCCATCAATACCGAGGACGGAGTAAAAATAGAATTCGGAAGCGAATGGGTGCACCTGAGGCGGTCAAACACCGAACCCATCATACGCATCTATTCCGAAAGCGATTCGGAAGTAAAGGCGGGGGTGCTTGCCCGCAAAATCATTGATGACATCAGGGAAATTATCAGGGAGTAA
- a CDS encoding pirin family protein encodes MKVEIHRSEQRGKASYGWLETIHSFSFADYFNPLRERFGVVRVLNEESISGGHSTAPHTHSNMEIITIPIKGDLEQIDANGNRNLIREGEVQLLSAGTGITVSEANLLSENPGSFLQIWIFPETKHTNPEVNKLAYYSSVRKNIPHLIVSPEQKRSVLYIRQRAWMYLLDMDKGSVVDYQLNLTGNGLMVFVIEGEVNAAGGQLRWRDSFEMWGADQLAVEAREDARLLLIEVPAD; translated from the coding sequence ATGAAGGTTGAAATACACCGTTCGGAGCAGCGCGGCAAAGCTTCCTACGGTTGGCTCGAAACCATCCACAGCTTCAGTTTTGCCGATTACTTCAATCCGTTACGGGAACGCTTCGGCGTTGTAAGGGTGCTCAATGAAGAATCCATATCAGGAGGGCATTCCACAGCGCCACATACGCATTCCAATATGGAAATTATTACGATTCCGATCAAAGGTGATCTGGAACAGATTGATGCAAACGGAAACCGGAATCTGATCAGGGAAGGGGAGGTGCAACTCTTGTCAGCCGGAACCGGTATCACGGTATCCGAAGCAAATCTGTTATCTGAAAATCCAGGCAGTTTTCTCCAGATATGGATATTTCCGGAGACAAAGCATACCAATCCCGAAGTTAATAAACTGGCTTATTATTCTTCGGTCCGTAAAAACATTCCTCACCTGATCGTTTCACCTGAGCAAAAACGGTCAGTTCTGTATATCAGGCAGCGGGCCTGGATGTATTTGCTTGATATGGACAAGGGTTCCGTTGTGGATTATCAGCTGAATCTTACCGGCAACGGCCTGATGGTATTTGTAATTGAGGGGGAGGTTAATGCAGCGGGCGGGCAACTGCGCTGGCGCGATTCCTTTGAAATGTGGGGTGCCGATCAATTAGCGGTTGAGGCCCGGGAAGACGCCAGGCTGCTGCTGATTGAGGTTCCGGCAGACTGA
- the recR gene encoding recombination mediator RecR: protein MNTYSSRLLEDAVNELTRLPGIGRRTALRLALHLLRQDAQRSEALGNAIIRLRSEVRYCSRCHNISDVEICAICADHRRDHTVVCVVEDIRDVMAIENTGQFRGVYHVLGGVISPMDGIGPGDLNIASLEQRAVEGTVSELIMALPATTEGDTTNFYLYKRLHEKVGTISAISRGVAIGDDLEFADEVTLGKSILNRVPYHKTF from the coding sequence ATGAATACTTATTCATCCCGGTTGCTTGAAGATGCAGTGAATGAACTTACCCGGTTACCGGGCATTGGTCGCCGTACCGCCCTGAGATTGGCCCTTCATCTGCTGAGACAGGATGCGCAGCGGTCAGAAGCCCTTGGTAATGCCATTATCCGCCTCCGGAGCGAGGTGAGGTACTGCAGCCGCTGCCATAATATTTCAGATGTTGAAATATGTGCGATCTGTGCCGATCATCGCCGGGATCATACAGTGGTATGTGTTGTAGAAGATATCCGGGATGTGATGGCCATTGAAAATACCGGTCAGTTCAGGGGGGTATACCATGTGCTGGGTGGCGTAATTTCACCCATGGATGGGATTGGCCCCGGAGACCTGAATATCGCTTCACTTGAACAGCGGGCAGTGGAGGGAACCGTTTCAGAGCTTATCATGGCCTTGCCGGCTACTACTGAGGGGGATACGACAAATTTTTACCTGTACAAAAGACTTCATGAGAAGGTCGGAACCATCTCTGCCATCTCACGCGGTGTGGCAATAGGGGATGATCTTGAATTCGCCGATGAGGTAACCCTGGGAAAGTCAATTCTGAACAGGGTGCCTTATCATAAAACCTTTTGA
- a CDS encoding toxin-antitoxin system YwqK family antitoxin, with protein sequence MRSTTAFIILFIAFLIPSLHAQDTLPHAANHTDAGGLKQGLWLKTDGTGKPVYRGTFRNNLPEGEFVYFDTTGKVKARTTFTENGTRAYTITYDRSGRMAAEGLYLNEKREGLWKFYNEEGILISEESYENGIPAGLWKNYYQNGVLLEEITYRNGLKDGPWKQYFHDGPVKLSATYKNGKLEGLATFFHPNGRVMVSGPYKNNFKDGVWMHLNDKGVAEKKEIWSNGFLQAEEYYDKRLEKSVREEK encoded by the coding sequence ATGAGATCAACTACAGCCTTTATAATATTATTTATTGCTTTTCTGATTCCATCCCTGCATGCCCAGGATACCCTCCCCCATGCGGCCAATCATACCGATGCCGGAGGCCTGAAGCAGGGCCTGTGGCTGAAAACCGACGGAACGGGCAAACCGGTTTACCGGGGAACTTTCAGGAATAACCTGCCCGAAGGTGAGTTTGTTTATTTCGACACCACAGGTAAAGTCAAAGCCAGAACAACATTTACCGAAAACGGTACAAGAGCCTACACGATTACATACGACCGTTCCGGAAGAATGGCAGCCGAAGGCCTTTACCTCAACGAAAAACGCGAAGGGTTGTGGAAGTTTTACAATGAAGAAGGAATTCTGATTTCAGAAGAGTCATATGAGAACGGCATTCCTGCCGGCCTCTGGAAGAACTACTACCAGAACGGTGTACTTCTCGAAGAGATTACCTACCGGAACGGGTTAAAAGACGGACCCTGGAAACAGTATTTCCACGACGGACCAGTAAAACTATCAGCCACTTACAAAAACGGCAAACTCGAAGGACTTGCCACTTTTTTCCATCCGAACGGCAGGGTGATGGTGTCAGGGCCATACAAAAACAACTTTAAGGATGGTGTGTGGATGCATCTTAACGACAAGGGTGTCGCCGAAAAGAAGGAAATATGGTCGAACGGCTTTCTTCAGGCCGAAGAGTATTACGACAAGCGGTTGGAGAAAAGTGTCAGGGAGGAGAAATAG
- a CDS encoding CPBP family intramembrane glutamic endopeptidase, with amino-acid sequence MRNTFRIIIITLAAFGLYYFFQQLFFRDIRHWMIQSGLNAGVSHLFSYLITGIPLFAAVLIIHGPRKFAGSLGLNGSAGKGFVFALLCTLPMLLGYALVFEFDRGITLNQLLMGAVVAALIEELYFRAFLFGQLFRFTRLGFIPAVLAGALLFASLHLYQSNEFSTLTGIFLTTFSGAVLFAWVMSEWQHNLWVPVFLHFFMNLFWMMFSAGDNALGGWYANIFRAITIALIIVITILYKRRNGERMEINRETLWMKKR; translated from the coding sequence ATGCGCAATACCTTCAGGATCATAATCATTACCCTTGCTGCTTTCGGATTGTATTACTTCTTTCAGCAGTTGTTTTTCAGAGACATCAGGCACTGGATGATTCAATCGGGCCTCAATGCAGGTGTCAGTCACCTGTTTTCGTATCTTATTACAGGAATTCCTTTGTTTGCGGCAGTGCTGATCATCCACGGCCCGCGAAAGTTTGCCGGAAGTCTTGGATTAAATGGTTCTGCCGGCAAGGGTTTCGTGTTTGCCCTGCTATGCACACTACCGATGCTTCTGGGTTACGCCCTGGTGTTTGAATTTGACAGGGGGATTACTTTAAACCAGCTATTAATGGGTGCAGTGGTTGCCGCATTGATTGAGGAGTTGTATTTCAGGGCTTTCCTTTTCGGCCAGTTGTTCAGGTTTACACGACTGGGATTTATTCCGGCTGTGCTGGCCGGAGCCTTGCTTTTTGCCTCCCTTCACCTGTATCAGAGCAATGAGTTTTCCACGCTTACCGGCATTTTCCTTACAACATTCTCAGGAGCCGTTCTTTTTGCCTGGGTGATGTCGGAATGGCAGCATAACCTTTGGGTACCGGTTTTCCTTCATTTCTTCATGAATCTTTTCTGGATGATGTTTTCTGCCGGCGACAATGCCCTTGGCGGATGGTATGCCAATATTTTCAGGGCGATCACCATCGCACTTATCATTGTGATCACCATCCTTTATAAACGGCGCAATGGTGAGCGCATGGAAATTAACCGGGAAACACTCTGGATGAAGAAACGGTAA
- a CDS encoding sugar O-acetyltransferase: MMQEKTEKEKMLAGEIYDCADKELFARWQRAKQLQLQYNNTLSTDQDQISSLLDDLLGSRGEHVWISAPFFVDYGENIHIGSNVEINMNCVFLDCNRITIGDFSGIGPGVHIYTVFHPVKPSERLSPDSTFWRSQTSPVEIGKNVWIGGGTIILPGVTIGDNTTIGAGSVVTRSIPPNVLAFGNPCRVIRNV; encoded by the coding sequence ATGATGCAGGAAAAGACTGAAAAGGAAAAGATGCTTGCCGGCGAAATCTATGACTGTGCCGATAAAGAACTTTTTGCACGTTGGCAAAGGGCCAAACAACTTCAGTTGCAGTATAACAATACACTCTCAACAGATCAGGATCAGATCAGCAGTTTGCTGGATGATTTGCTGGGATCAAGGGGTGAGCATGTTTGGATATCGGCGCCTTTCTTTGTCGACTATGGCGAGAATATTCATATCGGCAGCAATGTGGAGATCAATATGAATTGCGTTTTTCTGGATTGCAACCGGATAACCATCGGCGATTTCAGCGGCATAGGCCCGGGCGTGCATATCTATACGGTTTTTCATCCGGTTAAGCCTTCGGAACGGTTGTCGCCCGACAGCACCTTCTGGCGGTCGCAGACTTCTCCTGTTGAAATAGGTAAAAATGTCTGGATAGGCGGAGGAACCATTATCCTTCCCGGTGTAACGATTGGCGACAATACCACGATTGGGGCGGGTTCGGTGGTTACCCGAAGCATTCCGCCCAATGTCCTGGCATTCGGGAATCCCTGCAGGGTTATCCGGAATGTATAA
- a CDS encoding alpha/beta hydrolase: MQSIQSRFFNFMLRNRHILSGKFRKEVFDENTSIQAFRDRCEQGAARFARMPEGLEVKPFLIGDMKAEWLIPAGAVPDKAILYVHGGGYVSGSCNDHRGIVSKFSARAGFRTLIYEYRLAPEHPFPAALDDSVAVVKWMYANGFKPENIVIAGESAGGGLCLALLPEMKDRNMPMPAAAVAISPWTDLTCSGDSYRTRNRYSLAPMNSWTVFSAHYCGKHDPSLPGISPLFGNLSGLPPLFINAGEDDELFDDGKSFYQKAEKAGVEVIFRSGKGQVHCYPLLAPMFREATEAMKEIVDFVKFHLRTEATSA, from the coding sequence ATGCAAAGCATTCAGAGCAGGTTTTTCAATTTCATGTTGCGAAACCGTCATATTCTCAGCGGAAAATTCCGCAAAGAAGTGTTTGATGAAAATACTTCGATTCAGGCGTTCAGGGATCGCTGCGAGCAGGGAGCAGCCCGGTTTGCACGGATGCCTGAGGGGCTTGAGGTAAAACCATTCCTGATCGGTGACATGAAAGCGGAATGGCTGATTCCAGCAGGTGCAGTTCCTGATAAGGCGATTCTTTATGTGCATGGTGGCGGATATGTGTCAGGTTCATGCAACGATCACCGCGGGATTGTATCAAAGTTCTCGGCCCGGGCGGGTTTCCGGACCCTGATCTATGAATACCGGCTGGCGCCTGAGCATCCTTTTCCCGCTGCACTGGATGATTCTGTTGCGGTGGTAAAATGGATGTACGCCAATGGATTCAAGCCTGAAAATATTGTGATTGCCGGGGAGTCGGCCGGAGGGGGCTTGTGTCTGGCTTTGCTGCCGGAGATGAAGGATCGGAATATGCCCATGCCTGCTGCGGCCGTTGCCATCTCTCCCTGGACCGACCTTACCTGCTCCGGCGATTCGTACCGCACCAGAAACAGGTATTCCCTCGCCCCCATGAATTCCTGGACGGTTTTCAGCGCGCATTACTGCGGAAAACATGATCCTTCATTACCGGGTATTTCTCCGCTCTTCGGCAACTTGTCAGGGCTGCCTCCCTTATTTATCAATGCAGGGGAAGATGATGAATTGTTCGACGATGGGAAAAGTTTTTATCAGAAGGCTGAAAAGGCAGGGGTTGAGGTGATTTTTCGCAGCGGCAAAGGACAGGTACACTGCTATCCGCTGCTGGCTCCTATGTTTCGCGAAGCAACGGAAGCCATGAAGGAGATCGTGGATTTTGTGAAATTTCATCTGCGTACTGAAGCGACATCTGCATGA
- a CDS encoding Crp/Fnr family transcriptional regulator — protein sequence MSAFRNFIESYVRLPDEEWKVIADVLTPVEYKRNEIILQAGEVCRFFGFLEKGLLRYFVEHDGSEVTKFFTVAPYCFTSAYSFRNQVPATESIQALEHSVVYTISLKNADLLLELKHWAVFTRKFTQEVQYQTEQLMMEAKTTPATERYKLLMENYPGIIQRIPLKHLSGFLGIAPQSLSRIRKNYIRDLRK from the coding sequence ATGTCTGCATTCAGAAATTTTATTGAATCTTATGTCCGGCTTCCTGATGAAGAATGGAAGGTTATTGCAGATGTTCTAACACCCGTTGAATACAAAAGGAATGAGATCATCCTTCAGGCGGGGGAAGTTTGCCGTTTTTTCGGATTTCTGGAGAAAGGTCTGTTGCGTTATTTTGTTGAACATGACGGAAGCGAAGTAACCAAATTCTTTACAGTAGCCCCTTACTGCTTCACGTCCGCCTATAGTTTCAGGAATCAGGTGCCGGCCACGGAGAGTATTCAGGCACTTGAGCATAGCGTGGTTTATACAATCAGTTTAAAAAATGCTGATTTGTTGCTTGAACTGAAACACTGGGCAGTCTTTACCAGAAAGTTTACGCAGGAAGTGCAGTACCAGACCGAACAGCTGATGATGGAGGCCAAAACCACTCCGGCCACAGAGAGGTACAAGCTGCTGATGGAGAATTATCCTGGGATTATTCAGCGTATTCCGCTTAAACATCTTTCCGGTTTCCTGGGCATCGCGCCGCAGTCGCTGAGCAGAATCCGGAAAAATTATATCCGGGACCTCAGAAAGTAA
- a CDS encoding DMT family transporter yields the protein MSLNREITSTRRGYLYALIATICGSLVYLFSKAALNEISLPAFGFWWFILALFWNTLFAMHPKGGFSIRSFTRHDYHNLLLIGIFELAATVSFYIAIKITENPSVPSFLRNLEYLFVTLLGIWLLAERFSIKTGAGAALILTGAFVVSFRGTDSLGFMNATALMMLISTSLYAVRTILVKKHIGEMAPVVLAINRAIFLFLFSLLFIFITGDSLQIPVKAFLNILAGSFVGPFLTSIFQYSSLKYIPASRTAIIQSTTGLFVLTGALLMFGSLPTTVQVTGGLITIAGVGVMMGKRTKSHD from the coding sequence TTGAGCCTGAACAGAGAAATTACTTCAACCCGCCGGGGTTATTTATACGCGCTGATCGCCACCATCTGCGGATCACTCGTATACCTATTCAGCAAGGCTGCATTGAATGAAATCAGCCTTCCGGCATTCGGTTTCTGGTGGTTTATACTGGCGCTTTTCTGGAATACCCTGTTTGCAATGCACCCCAAAGGAGGGTTCTCCATCCGTTCATTTACCCGCCACGATTACCATAATCTTCTGCTGATCGGAATTTTTGAACTCGCTGCCACCGTATCTTTCTATATTGCCATCAAAATCACGGAAAATCCTTCTGTACCCAGTTTTCTCCGCAACCTCGAATACCTGTTTGTGACTTTGCTTGGGATATGGTTACTGGCAGAACGTTTCAGTATAAAAACAGGGGCCGGCGCTGCACTTATTCTTACCGGCGCTTTTGTCGTCAGCTTCAGGGGGACTGATTCCCTTGGTTTTATGAATGCGACAGCCCTGATGATGCTGATATCAACATCACTTTATGCTGTACGCACAATCCTTGTTAAGAAGCATATAGGCGAAATGGCCCCTGTCGTTCTCGCGATCAACCGTGCAATCTTCCTGTTTCTTTTTTCCCTGTTGTTCATATTTATTACCGGGGATAGTTTACAAATCCCGGTGAAGGCCTTTCTCAATATATTGGCCGGTTCATTTGTCGGGCCGTTTCTTACTTCTATTTTCCAGTATTCTTCCCTGAAATATATACCGGCAAGCAGGACTGCGATCATCCAGAGTACCACCGGCCTCTTCGTGCTGACGGGCGCGCTGCTGATGTTTGGCAGCCTTCCTACAACTGTGCAGGTCACCGGCGGATTGATAACCATAGCCGGAGTCGGGGTAATGATGGGGAAAAGGACGAAAAGTCATGATTAG
- a CDS encoding AAA family ATPase — translation MIRRISVTGPESTGKSWLAEKLSGYFGEPWVPEFSRDYLQKLDRPYEFLDILRIAEGQYAAENALAQDARKFLFCDTDFLVCHIWCRVKYGKSHPWIEMMLKRHLYAHYLLCNTDLPWEADPLREHPHLREKLLEIYIEELYERKLPFTLISGEGEARLAMALEALKQVNTEP, via the coding sequence ATGATAAGGCGCATCTCCGTCACAGGGCCGGAATCCACCGGAAAATCATGGCTGGCTGAAAAACTGTCCGGGTATTTTGGTGAGCCATGGGTTCCTGAATTCTCCAGGGATTATCTTCAGAAACTGGACAGGCCTTATGAATTCCTTGATATACTCAGGATAGCAGAAGGGCAGTATGCCGCCGAGAATGCCCTTGCGCAGGATGCCCGGAAATTTCTATTCTGTGATACCGATTTTCTGGTCTGCCATATCTGGTGCAGGGTAAAATACGGAAAGTCGCACCCGTGGATTGAAATGATGCTGAAGCGGCACCTTTACGCTCATTATCTTCTTTGTAATACCGATTTGCCCTGGGAAGCCGATCCGCTGCGCGAACATCCGCACCTGAGAGAAAAATTACTTGAGATTTATATTGAAGAGCTTTATGAAAGAAAGTTGCCTTTTACGCTGATATCGGGAGAAGGGGAGGCCCGGCTTGCCATGGCCCTTGAGGCATTGAAGCAGGTGAATACAGAACCCTGA
- the pnuC gene encoding nicotinamide riboside transporter PnuC yields the protein MLDFWDIFTENLYDTTWVEFVAVILGIASVWYARRENILVYPTGIVSVLIFVFICFNTRLYADAGINLFYFAMSVYGWYNWTRPAGNTGQLVISVNSIKQQWVCIGLTALSYWLILGLIWLFNYDDTVYMQSYVPWVDSFTTSIFLVGMLLMARKKVENWTYWIIGDIVSIPLYFMKGLVFTSFQYLVFLIIAVMGLIEWRRRYRNLSMQ from the coding sequence ATGCTTGATTTCTGGGACATTTTTACCGAAAATTTATATGATACCACCTGGGTGGAATTTGTTGCTGTCATTCTTGGAATCGCCAGCGTATGGTATGCCCGGCGCGAAAACATTCTGGTCTATCCAACGGGCATCGTCAGCGTATTGATTTTTGTTTTCATTTGTTTTAACACAAGGCTCTATGCCGATGCCGGCATCAATTTATTCTATTTTGCCATGAGCGTTTACGGATGGTATAACTGGACCAGGCCTGCAGGGAATACCGGACAACTGGTCATCAGCGTGAACAGCATAAAGCAGCAGTGGGTCTGTATCGGTCTCACGGCTTTATCATACTGGCTGATTCTCGGACTTATCTGGTTGTTTAACTACGATGATACCGTATATATGCAGTCGTATGTTCCATGGGTTGATTCATTTACAACTTCCATTTTTCTGGTGGGTATGCTGCTGATGGCAAGGAAAAAAGTTGAAAACTGGACATACTGGATCATCGGGGATATTGTTTCCATTCCCCTGTATTTTATGAAGGGGCTGGTTTTTACAAGTTTCCAGTATCTTGTCTTCCTGATTATCGCCGTTATGGGCCTGATAGAATGGCGCAGGCGTTACCGCAATCTCAGCATGCAATGA
- a CDS encoding thiamine-binding protein, with protein sequence MKISAEISYYPLNEQYKAPIKAFIASLNSYHNLEVRTNTMATQVFGEYNDVMNAIRDCMKDAFELPHSVFVMKIINADLSK encoded by the coding sequence ATGAAAATATCTGCCGAGATAAGTTACTATCCGCTGAATGAACAGTATAAAGCGCCGATAAAAGCGTTTATTGCTTCCCTGAACAGTTATCATAACCTTGAGGTAAGGACCAATACCATGGCAACCCAGGTTTTCGGGGAGTACAACGATGTGATGAATGCGATCCGCGATTGTATGAAGGATGCTTTTGAGTTGCCGCATTCGGTATTTGTGATGAAAATAATCAATGCAGACCTGAGTAAGTAG